The DNA window TCGTCGCGGCGTTGTCGAGGTAGACGAGCGGTTCGCCGTCGACCTCCCGGCCCAGTATCGGGAAGTCGTCTCGGACGCGTGCGGGGTCGGCCATACCGGCAACAGATACCAGTCGTACAATAAGTTTCGGGACGAGGGGACGGCAGCCGTCGGTTATCGATCGGGAGTTACGCCGTGTCCCGGACCGCCGATGTCGTGGATCGGGCCCTCGCCGCTCTCGACGACGTCCTCGGCCAGTAGTCGGTTGCCGTCGAGATCGACGTACGAGAACGCTCCCAGTCCGGCGACGACGTGGGCGCTGGTGTGGATGCCGATCGAACTCTCCAACATACAGCCGACCATCAGATCGAGGTCCGCACCGTTCGCGATGGCGGCGATCTCCGCGACCGCGAGCGGGCCGGATTTCCCCAGCTTGACGTTGATGATGTCGGCCGCCTCCTCGCGCACGACGCGGACCGCGTCTTGGGGCGTGAAGACGGTCTCGTCGGCCGCGATAGGGACGTCAATGCGACGACGTGCGTCCGCGAGCCCCGCGAGATCACTCGCCAGGACGGGCTGTTCGATCAGTTCGAGGCGTATCCCCTGCCCCGCGACGCGATCCGCGAACAGCGCCGTCTCCTTCGGGCTCCATCCCTGGTTGGCGTCGACCTTCAGTGCCGCGTCCGGCGCGGCCTCGCGTATCGCGGCCACCCGCTCTACGTCCGCGTCTAGGTCGTTTCCCGTCTTGATCTTCAGATGGTCGTACCCGTTCCCGGCCGCCTCCTCGGCTCGCTTTCTGGCGGTCTCCGGGTCGACGATCGGTATCGTCATGTCCGTCTCCACGGGCGAGGGTGTGCCGCCGAACAGCTCCGAGAGCGCGACTTCCCGCTCCCGACAGAACGCGTCGAGAACGGCCGTTTCGACCGCGAACGTTGC is part of the Halorubrum aethiopicum genome and encodes:
- a CDS encoding dipeptide epimerase; the encoded protein is MSTVVDVTVEPLDLPLSEPFEISLGVQHEASNVLVTVETEEGVKGYGEGSPLPPVTGETREAAVATARAAADIVEGRAVGEYRDIVNRVRNTFPGMVSATFAVETAVLDAFCREREVALSELFGGTPSPVETDMTIPIVDPETARKRAEEAAGNGYDHLKIKTGNDLDADVERVAAIREAAPDAALKVDANQGWSPKETALFADRVAGQGIRLELIEQPVLASDLAGLADARRRIDVPIAADETVFTPQDAVRVVREEAADIINVKLGKSGPLAVAEIAAIANGADLDLMVGCMLESSIGIHTSAHVVAGLGAFSYVDLDGNRLLAEDVVESGEGPIHDIGGPGHGVTPDR